A stretch of DNA from Mugil cephalus isolate CIBA_MC_2020 chromosome 12, CIBA_Mcephalus_1.1, whole genome shotgun sequence:
cacaatgaacCTGTTTAATATgttcattactattattattattattatattatttatatatattatatttattaaattatatattatatattattatatattattattattattatatattattatatatattgttattattattattattattattattggtattattattattattattatcattattattattattattattattattattattattattattaatattattataaggTTGAAcactttcactattaaatattttctatgTGCAACTTTATAACCCAGTTACATCTGGTCCTTCTGGTTAACATCCGACAATCATCTgcatttcaacactttttgtttatatcccaatacatatttttattctgttttattttattatttatattttataccttacacccacccacctccctgcCATGCTGACTtacttacatatatatatccgTACAGCTctaaattttttattattattttttttatacttataATGTTTTTTCACTTGTAGTTCTTAATCCAGAAATTTCAttactgaaataaacacaattaattcCACATTGTTTACTGTTCATTAATATTATAGTGAGGATAATTCAACACACTGGCTGCAAagaacataaacatttattcattaaatcaTAAATATTGAAATTCACAGATCTGGTTCACTTTAAAGCGGCACAAATTATGTATAAAGCAGTAAAGAACATTcagaaaccttttatttattttttttatagaggtGGGATATAATCGGAGGGCGGAACTAAATTTAAACCATCTTTGTGtgcacacaacattaaaaacattttgtatttctacATGTTGAGTGAAATTATGGAACAGACTGACAGAGGAAACCAAAGCAATGTCCCAGCATGAGTAAGTCTAAGCACAAGGAGCTCGAATATgtctaaaaaacacacacacacaggaagtgaatGTTAAATGGAGAAGGGGTAGGATTAAATAAGCATTAGGCTTCTTCCTACTGCTTTTCAAACATGTTAGGCGGATGCTGGAATATTGGTGAAAGTTGGAAGTATTAAAGTagaacattttttcattttgacagatAAAACCTATTACCATTGTGCTCTCTGGTGGACAATCTCTGCGATGCAGGCACTGTTTCTCAGGTTTGTCATTGCAGATTCTTGGCTctttgatattatatatttgcatattatattatatatcagATCTGTAATTcttatttctatatttaacttaatATCTCATTGAAGCAAATCGACGTTCCATATTTTATCCATCCAAATATTGTTTAAATGTTGtaaggtttttttgttttctttgtattacaagttcgaaataaataaaaaaaaaatcattcactgTCATTCATTCAAAGTTTTTTCCTAATTATACTTTTAAATTTTGCTCCTCTCGACTTAGTGGGATAAAAAACCCAGTGTTGGAGTAACTCATCCGGTTAATTATCGATCTTTGCAGTCTTCTCTAAACCACGGTAGAGAACATCTCTGTTGAGTGGTACATCTTGTACGTAGACGATCTTTAGAGCACCGCCTCTCTGCAATCAGCTGTCAGACTTGCATTTattgctttttcctttttttatttttacaagcCGGTTTTACTTAAATCCCATCTGTCTCCTCATCCTTAGGACCCACCATCGTAACGTCGTTTCGCGGCATGCTAACATGTTCTGATTCTCCCTGCAAGCGATGAACGAAACGAGCACCGAGGGGACCGGACCGAGACCGGCGGAGGTCGTGTTGACTGCGGGCTGTCGAGCCCCGGTTGTCGGGCAGGTCGGAGGATGGAGCCGAGGCTGAGCGGGGATGGCAAGCCGTCCTTGTCCTGGTTCCACCTCGGCCCCGTCCTCGTCCTTTCACTCCTGGCGGTGCAAGCGAGCTGTCACGGTACCTGCAAGCACCGAGCCCCCTCTCCCGACGAGGTGAGTGAGCTCAATATCCAATGAGCTAAGCTAAAGTAAACTAAGCTAacctaagctaggctaagctaatgtGGCCGTTGAAGGGCTAGGCAAGGGTGACCGGACGTCCGATTTCAGGGGACAGTCCTCGTTTTGGATCACTTGTACctcggctaaagctgtccccgaaaatgttcccgattttagcgttttatacataagaaaaaaaatgttgcgcagaCTACAACAACAGTTATTATGGTAGCCGGTAGccgttattacggtagccggtcggaGAGGGAGCGCTAATGAGCATGCGCGCAGAATACAGCTATTACGGGAGCCAGTgtcgctgctattgacattacaagcaggttaaatatgaataaatatgtcagaataaatgaaaccacaatggtccctgtttcttcatataatattgataacatttatttatttatttttaatccgagccgagctgtaaatgtccccggattttatttcagaaatctggtcacctgAGGCTAAACTAGTTAGTTACATTAGCGTCAGTGGTTAATCAACATATGCGTGtgaaacattattaaaataaaatgtatagcATATCAAGTAAATTtgttatgtgtttattttttatataatataaatgaaaagcGTTAGAATACAGTTAATTTATCTTTCTTAACCGTAAAAGCAgtgattttatttcacatctTTATGAGTTTCAGCTTTCCCCCTCGCCTAGCAGCTGTTTCCCCtagcaacaacagaaataacattTCCGGGTAGATatcttcacaataaaagcacagttTCTACAAATTGAACATATTTGATGTAAAACTTAAATTTAGTTCGGAAATGCGAGTAATAAGGCACCAAAAAACAATTTAGCAGAATCATAATTTATGGACATAACCCTCCTACTTGTGTTACCTTCCAATTTACTGATACGTCTCATTCTTGGTGTCAGTTTGATTCCAGCAAATTAAACCTCCAGAAAAGGTCGTGATGACAAGTACTTTATATGACACCTAGTTTCATTATGCAGGTATTTCCAGAATCATTAGACGCACATTAGATGTTTATATTTGTGATTCGAATGAGGTGGAAGTTTGTCCTTTCTGATGGACAATCTTTGCAATGCAGGCACTGTTTCTCAGTTATGTCAAGTGTCAGATTCTTGGCTGcttgatattatatatttgcatCAGTAATGGTAGATCTTAAATTcttatttctatatttaacttTAAGTCTATTGATATCTTATTGATGCAAATTGTAGTTCCATATATTATCCATATCATTCAAACTGtggtttgttattattattttctcttgtaGGTTGTCCATCACGTCCACTTGAAGCCTGAGCGTTTGACTAAGAGAAGCTCCCCTGATGACCTTCAGCTCAAAATAAAGATTATCTACGACAACAGCGTTGACCAGTAagtgctgcagcagcatcatgGGATTCACAAAGACGCACAGAGACAGTATATAAACACTCTTAAAAGTAGTCAGGAGCCTGTGTTTTAATAGTTTTGCAGTGATAAGCTGATGTGTTTTGTCTCCACAGACTTGCTGCAGACAAGAGAAGACTGGTGAAGGTAATGAGACGCTTTGAATGTTCAGTCGTCCTTGTATTAGTTACtgaaaaaataactgcaaagCTGTTAGATGATGAACTGTAGCACCGGTGCCGACCCCCTACTGATGTCTTCTCCGTCGTCTTGAGCCGTGGCTTCATTCACTCTTCCTCCGAGTTACGGATTAGGAAATTTAAGCCCATGAGCCACATCCCTCTGCACCACCACTGTAACGCCAGCGGGGGAAGCAGAGTGATGATTCATTCAGAAATAACGTCAGGGTTATCTTTCATTCACCAGCTAATTTAACACAGAATGCATTAAAGACAAAGGACTGATCAATAATTGATGTTGAGCACCTTTGAATTGACTCCACggttcacatgcacacacttacTTGGTAGCTACATGTAGGTTGGTTTGAAGATCTTGGCAAATTCATTATTGCATTTAttctgtgcatttgtttattattatattgataattttatattttattattttttcctttatatAACCAGGAATTAATCCCATTGAGTTTCAAAATCTCTTTTTGCAAGTGGATCCTAGTCAAGACAGCAGCATAATAGGTCGACATACAGTacacaatagaaaaaaacaacaatacaaaacataaaaaaacacagttaaaacagcAAAATACATGTTCGGTAAGAGGACATGTGCATTCACTAATCAAATGGTCCTTAATCGTAGCTTTAAATTCCCAAACCTGGGAGTTAATCCAATTTGAGGTGATTCTGTTATTTACACCAGGACTTTAAAGGTGAATACTTTAAAGACACTTTCACCAAAGAGCGAGGAATGTTGTACATTATCCGTCCATCAAGCCTGGTGTTGAGATCTTGTGGCTGAAGATGTTTCTTAATTCAGTGGGTAGTTACCCTCAGTGTAACAGACTCAaactatgtatttttttgtgtgtgttcctcctCAGGATAAGCTGTTTCCACAAGCCATCGACTACCTCCAGAGGGCCTTCAGCGTGAGACGAAGGGTTGGACCTGTTCTTCTCAGCAGGTAAGTGGCTTTGAGGTTTAACATGTGAGACGGTGAATGTTAGAAAGCTTTTCCCAACTATCTAGATGAATTTATGTTGATGAAATCAGTCATTCTCACACAGTGCAGAGTGAATGTGATTGTTTGTCGTCTCAGACAATGTGCAACCAACCAGTACATGAGGAAGAAATATGACCCTCATCGCTACTGCCAGGACGCCTGTGCAGACGTCACCCGGTGTGGCCCTGTCGTTgtaccacagcaccacctacaggTAAGAAAGAGCCACTGATAGATTGTATGTGTTGTAGTAAAAACACGAGAGACTGAAGCTCtgatggtttttatttactCTTAAAATGAAATCTTCCCTCCATCCAAGCCCATTGTATATATCGGCTCCAGaccttttagtttttctaaATTGTTCTGTTCGAAAGTCTAATTTATATCAAATACAGTAGAAAAATGTACCTTTTTCCTTTAGGGGTTAGGATTATTAATACAAATATCAGGTATAGTGCAATGTTCCTCCTCCCATTTTTCAGTCATGATATCCTCTTGTAGATCCTCTCCCCAgcttcttttaaactttttagtttttttttttagactggcTTGTCTGTGCACAAAAATGGCAAATAATGTTCTCGAATTTGTTTGAATTCTTGAAATAACGACGACTCCAGACTTTTCCCATTAgtttttagtgcaaagaagatcAAGTGAATTAGGAgcttgtttacatttaataaactatcctttaaaaagaaaaataagtgtaatctttgcacattgctgtctgctttTTAGCCCTGATTCTCAGTTTTTCTATATAATTTTCTTGttgtgggccagattagaccgtCCGTGTTTGACACATGTGCTGTAGACTCTTACCCTCAGATTTAACTCACTCTTTTTGTGTATCTCTCCCGCAGCAATGCAAAGTGTGCAGCGAGTCGGGGAAGTCATGCGGCCCCTCCGGGCCCCCGGACGGCCCTGGAGTGGAGGGGTCCGACTTTGTGCTCTACGTCAGCGGCATCACCACAGAGCGATGTGGGCAGGAGAACATCGTGGCCTACGCTGCTTACTGCCAGCTGGAGGCGGAGCTGGACAGGTGAGAGGAAACGTTTCCGTCAACCAGCGGCAGGAGTGAAAGTAGCACAAACATGGAGATGCTGTGTATGAATAACGGAGAATAAACTcatatctgtgcatgtgtgtttttgttccagacCTATTGCAGGCTACGCCAACCTGTGCCCTGCTATGATCTCCTCTCAGCCCCAGGAGTTTGAAGGGATGCTCTCTACGGTCAAACATGAGATCATCCACGCTCTGGTCAGCACATCCCACCGACGCTGCTGTAAACGTCATCAGGTTCAAAACGGAACTAGTGAGCTTCACGTCTGTGTTTGCACTTTGCTCCTCAGGGGTTTTCAGCCGGTCTGTTCGCCTTCTACCACGACGACGAGGGGAAACCTCTGACTCCTCGCTTCACCAGCGGCCTGCCTGCCTTCAACGAGAGGTGAACGCTGTCCCTCATGTTTAGGTTTTGGTCATTTCTCTGGTTAATGGAAACTTACACTTATAGTTTCTCTGCAGTGCTGAAAGTCAGTGCTTCAAGTAAACAGCACAGAGGAGACCAGAGAACCTCAAACATCTATGATTTAAAGGATGAAGCTTAAAATGCATCAGATGAAAGGATTTAACGATGCCGCTCATTAACTTTAAACCTTAAACCTGTGTGTCAGTCTGGGTTTGTACCAGTGGAGCGAGGCTGTGATCAGGAGGGTCAGCAGACTGTGGGACATCAGAGGAGGAACGATGGTCCGACACCACGTCCACGTCCTCGTCACTCCTCGCGTTGtggtgagagacagagaaatttatctttttttttctcaaaccaTCGACACATTAATGAAGTACAAGCTGCATCAGATTCCAACAATGTCAGGTTATGAACAATATATAATGTCTGTGTccaacattgttttaaaaattaaaaatatttactaGATAAAccctatatttgtttttaaaaatttcacGTTGTACCATATTTTAACTCcacaaaatgaaatacacaTCATTTTCTATGTAGAATACAGATAGTGGGGTTTTTGAATTAAAGTTTCCCTCTTAAATCATGTATCTTTTTGTGATTGCTCAGTCACTAATTCACTAAATTTAATCACGTGGACTTTATCCGAACCTGCAGATTCTacctcatttaaatgttaatttgatATAAGCTTTGAAGTAGATAGAGTGAAAGAGTCTGTTTGGTTCCaggaggaggcgaggaggcATTTTAACTGCCCCATCCTGGAGGGGATGGAGCTGGAGAACCAGGGAGGGATGGGAACCGAACTCAACCACTGGGAGAAGAGACTCCTGGAGGtcaacacacactctctgacCACAACTTCCTGGATTTCTTCTGTTCATCTATTAATTATTCcatgaatttattttcattttccgCTGACTCAGAACGAGGCGATGACGGGCTCCCACACCCAGAACCGAGTGTTCTCGCGGCTGACGCTGGCCATCATGGAGGACACGGGCTGGTACCGAGCCAACTACAGCCTGGCCCAGAGGCTGGACTGGGGCCGAGGCCTCGGCTGCGACTTCGTCATGAAGAGCTGCAAGTTCtggatggacagacagagacagaggtcACAATAACACTCTGTGTcaaactgtgtgtttcattacCTCTAGAAATGTGCagaacctaaatatcacaataaaaaactgattATAGATACAAGCtctcaaatatataaaaaactaaaacataaaacattttatttatactctTATGagtttatttaagtttatttcagaACATTTACTGActcaggaggtcatgtgacc
This window harbors:
- the lmln gene encoding leishmanolysin-like peptidase, translated to MEPRLSGDGKPSLSWFHLGPVLVLSLLAVQASCHGTCKHRAPSPDEVVHHVHLKPERLTKRSSPDDLQLKIKIIYDNSVDQLAADKRRLVKDKLFPQAIDYLQRAFSVRRRVGPVLLSRQCATNQYMRKKYDPHRYCQDACADVTRCGPVVVPQHHLQQCKVCSESGKSCGPSGPPDGPGVEGSDFVLYVSGITTERCGQENIVAYAAYCQLEAELDRPIAGYANLCPAMISSQPQEFEGMLSTVKHEIIHALGFSAGLFAFYHDDEGKPLTPRFTSGLPAFNESLGLYQWSEAVIRRVSRLWDIRGGTMVRHHVHVLVTPRVVEEARRHFNCPILEGMELENQGGMGTELNHWEKRLLENEAMTGSHTQNRVFSRLTLAIMEDTGWYRANYSLAQRLDWGRGLGCDFVMKSCKFWMDRQRQRRHPVTPFCDTVRASPLQLTCRQDQLAVAVCNLQKYPQELPLDYQYFEGIPDVAADQLPFFGGAVEIADYCPFSQEFSWHLSGEYQRNSYCRVSENQPDWWRNYGAEQYGPDSVCLYQKSAFIMEQCTRKMTYPDWGSGCYKVLCSAQGLTVFVQDRSFLCARKGQLLSVSVRVNDWVYNGVLICPACTDFCDNCPLPHQLPPINTSRSNPIDPCSGSPGLAITLWLLLLNLLPLVAGLLLCHCS